One window of Fusarium keratoplasticum isolate Fu6.1 chromosome 2, whole genome shotgun sequence genomic DNA carries:
- a CDS encoding hypothetical protein (Related to lipase) has protein sequence MAPYLDPQNQSFADEVAKGPPLYTKSYQEARDVLEGIQSYKTASDIQIEEVKVSVNGEDVVTVIFRPANAQGNLPFIFYTHGGGWILGSPTVHGALMEDFVRQTGAAVVFPYYTPAPEAQYPTQFEQTYGVLEHFVHNGAKYNLKVGRFGLAGDSVGGHMAIAMAQLAQSRNLPSKIGQLVLLYPVTDTQGKSETYKTFKNGPYLSEKTMEWMIAAFLPREEDRKLPLTSPLEFAPDEVLAKFPPTTIFVSGADPLIGEGVAFGHRLQQLGVDAAILRAEGLIHDFALLGPIRKSPTARAIIELASAKLLKSVSNNQ, from the exons ATGGCACCTTATCTGGATCCCCAAAACCAAAGCTTTGCCGACGAAGTGGCCAAAGGCCCACCTCTCTATACCAAATCTTACCAGGAAGCTCGTGATGTCTTGGAAGGCATACAGAGCTACAAAACTGCTTCCGATATCCAGATCGAGGAAGTCAAGGTTTCAGTAAATGGAGAAGATGTTGTTACTGTCATCTTCCGTCCCGCAAATGCTCAAGGAAACCTCCCCTTCATCTTTTACACTCATGGCGGCGGATGGATTCTTGGAAG TCCAACCGTGCATGGAGCTTTGATGGAGGACTTTGTGCGCCAGACTGGTGCTGCGGTTGTCTTTCCTTACTACACCCCAGCTCCAGAGGCGCAGTACCCTACTCAGTTTGAGCAAACGTATGGTGTGCTGGAGCATTTTGTTCACAATGGGGCCAAGTACAACCTCAAAGTTGGTCGATTCGGTCTCGCCGGTGATAGTGTTGGTG GCCACATGGCTATCGCTATGGCTCAACTTGCTCAAAGTCGAAATCTGCCATCCAAGATTGGCCAACTCGTACTTCTCTATCCCGTCACGGACACCCAAGGTAAGTCAGAAACCTACAAGACATTCAAGAACGGGCCGTACTTGTCTGAGAAGACGATGGAATGGATGATTGCAGCATTCCTGCcgagagaagaagacagGAAGCTTCCTCTGACTTCGCCTCTGGAGTTTGCGCCTGATGAGGTTCTTGCCAAGTTCCCACCCACAACCATCTTCGTGTCAGGAGCGGACCCATTGATTGGAGAAGGTGTAGCCTTTGGCCATCGTCTCCAACAGCTGGGCGTTGATGCAGCAATCCTTAGGGCGGAGGGGTTGATCCATGACTTCGCACTTCTGGGACCCATCCGCAAATCCCCAACGGCTCGAGCTATAATTGAGCTTGCGTCTGCAAAACTCCTGAAATCTGTTTCGAATAATCAATAG